Genomic segment of Alcanivorax borkumensis SK2:
GGATTCATTCTCACTATGCTCGCTGGAACAGCCTTGTCCTACATGCATTTCACGGTGGGAGAGAGTTTGCCTGAAGGGGCGGGGGGCATTCTTGGCCATCAAGTCGGGGCTGCGTCTTTGGCAGGGTTTAACCCGCTGGGCGGCACCCTGATTATGGTGGCGTTGTTTCTGATCGGGGTAACGATATTTACCGACTTGTCCTGGATTGCACTGGCCGAAGGGCTCGGTGCTTTAGTGTTAGGGGCTATTGAGAAAGTGCCTGCTTGGTGGCTGGCCCGCAAACGGCAGCGCGAAGAGCAACGACAGAAAAAAGATGCTCACGAAAAGCGGGCCAAGGTGATCAGCGAAGCGAAAAAGAAAGCGGAAAGTCGCACCCCGCCAAAAATCGCCAAGCCGGCCAAGCCGGTGGAAAAGAGTGCACGAGTACAGCAAGAGAAGCAGCAGAAGCTGTTCACCACGGAAGTCACCGGTGAGCTGCCGCCTATTGCTTTGCTGGATCCGGTAGAAGAGAGCAAGGGCGGTTATTCCGACGATGCCCTGGAAGGCATGTCACGTCTGCTGGAAATCAAGCTCAAGGATTTCAACATCGATGCGCAAGTGGTGGCGGTCCAGCCTGGCCCGGTAATTACCCGTTTCGAAATTCAGCCTGCGCCAGGAATTAAGGTCTCCAAAATCACTAATTTGGCCAAGGATCTGGCCCGCTCGCTGGCAGTCATCAGTGTGCGAGTGGTGGAAGTGATTCCCGGTAAAACCACAGTGGGAATCGAGATTCCCAACGAGCAGCGGGAAATGATCCGCTTTACCGAAGTGGTCGGCACACAGATGTTTGACCAAGCCCCGTCCCCTTTGACCATGGCCTTGGGCAAGGACATTTCCGGTGGCCCGGTAATGGCCGATCTGGCAAAAATGCCCCACTTGCTGGTAGCAGGCACCACCGGCTCCGGTAAATCCGTGGGCGTGAACGCCATGTTGCTGTCCATGCTGTTCAAATCCAGCCCGGACGATGTTCGGCTGATTCTGATTGATCCGAAGATGCTGGAACTGGCGGTTTATGACGGTATTCCTCACTTGCTGACGCCGGTGGTGACTGACATGAAAGAGGCGGCCGGTGCGCTGCGCTGGGGTGTGGGTGAAATGGAGCGCCGTTACCGGCTGATGGCGTCCATGGGCGTGCGTAACATTTCCGGCTATAACCGCAAGGTCGAAGAGGCCAAGAAGAAGGGCGAGCCGCTGAAGGACCCACTGTGGAAGCCTGACGACCCAATGAACCTGGACGAAGAAGCACCGCTAGCGGAGCATCTGCCCTATATCGTCATCGTGATTGACGAATTCGCTGACATGATGATGATTGTCGGCAAGAAGGTGGAGGAGCTGATCGCCCGGATCGCGCAGAAAGCCCGTGCTGCTGGCATCCACCTGATTCTCGCCACTCAGCGCCCGTCCGTGGATGTGATCACCGGCCTGATCAAGGCTAACGTGCCATCACGGATTGGTTTCCAAGTGTCATCAAAGATCGATTCGCGCACGGTGCTAGACCAAGGCGGAGCAGAGCAGCTGCTTGGCCATGGTGACATGCTTTATTTGCCCGGCGGCACCAGTGTTCCGGAACGTGTTCACGGCGCCTTTGTCTCAGATGAAGAGGTGCACCGGGTTTGTGACGATTGGCGTAAACGCGGTAAGCCTAACTATCTGGAAGAAATCCTGGAGGGTGGCAGTGACCTTAACGCGCCGATGCCCGGTATGGAGAGCGCCGGTGAAGGTAGCGATGACGAAAATGATCCGCTATATGATGATGCCGTGGCTATTGTCACCGAATCCCGGCGAGCGTCGATTTCATCGGTGCAACGAAAACTAAAAATTGGCTACAACCGAGCGGCCCGTTTAGTGGAAGCCATGGAAATGGCTGGGGTAGTCACAGAGGCCGGTAACAATGGCCAGCGTGAAGTGATCGCGCCACCGCCGGTCAAATAGGAGTTTGAATGAAAAAGTTGCTGTTAACCTTGGCTATGGTTCCCGCCGTGTTATTTTCGCCCACCGCATGGGGCGATGCCACGGACGATTTGTTAGGCCGTTTGCAAACGCTTGAATCCATGAAAGGCGGGTTTGAGCAGGTGGTGCTGGACCAGAGCGGAACGCACATGCAGGAAGCTTTGGGCAAGTTTCAAGTAGCACGAGGTAACCGTTTTTACTGGCTGACCGAAACACCCTATGAGCAGATGGCGGCCTCGGACGGCACTACCGTCTGGGTGTACGACAAGGACCTAGAGCAAGTGGTAGTGCGGCCGCTGAGTCAGGATCTGGGACAGACTCCGGCGCTACTGTTTGGCGGCAAACCTGCGGATGTAGCCAAGGCTTTTACCATCTCTGAGCGCGACAATCGGGGGGCTGAA
This window contains:
- a CDS encoding DNA translocase FtsK yields the protein MSKTVSGQGQSGFSRHLKRGLVEGMVIALIAFSLYLLLALISFDSRDPGWTFVGNVDAVRNAAGRAGAFSADLLLGLFGYMAYLFPVLVGFWAGKVLRERHAGLPGSWPLFSLRLVGFILTMLAGTALSYMHFTVGESLPEGAGGILGHQVGAASLAGFNPLGGTLIMVALFLIGVTIFTDLSWIALAEGLGALVLGAIEKVPAWWLARKRQREEQRQKKDAHEKRAKVISEAKKKAESRTPPKIAKPAKPVEKSARVQQEKQQKLFTTEVTGELPPIALLDPVEESKGGYSDDALEGMSRLLEIKLKDFNIDAQVVAVQPGPVITRFEIQPAPGIKVSKITNLAKDLARSLAVISVRVVEVIPGKTTVGIEIPNEQREMIRFTEVVGTQMFDQAPSPLTMALGKDISGGPVMADLAKMPHLLVAGTTGSGKSVGVNAMLLSMLFKSSPDDVRLILIDPKMLELAVYDGIPHLLTPVVTDMKEAAGALRWGVGEMERRYRLMASMGVRNISGYNRKVEEAKKKGEPLKDPLWKPDDPMNLDEEAPLAEHLPYIVIVIDEFADMMMIVGKKVEELIARIAQKARAAGIHLILATQRPSVDVITGLIKANVPSRIGFQVSSKIDSRTVLDQGGAEQLLGHGDMLYLPGGTSVPERVHGAFVSDEEVHRVCDDWRKRGKPNYLEEILEGGSDLNAPMPGMESAGEGSDDENDPLYDDAVAIVTESRRASISSVQRKLKIGYNRAARLVEAMEMAGVVTEAGNNGQREVIAPPPVK
- the lolA gene encoding outer membrane lipoprotein chaperone LolA, with amino-acid sequence MKKLLLTLAMVPAVLFSPTAWGDATDDLLGRLQTLESMKGGFEQVVLDQSGTHMQEALGKFQVARGNRFYWLTETPYEQMAASDGTTVWVYDKDLEQVVVRPLSQDLGQTPALLFGGKPADVAKAFTISERDNRGAEVTYRLTPKGQDPLFDQLDVTFKGGQPASMRLQDALGQQTVIDFIGLTLNDGIDSSLFHFDPPEGTDVIQQQQ